Genomic DNA from Streptomyces sp. PCS3-D2:
GTGCCCAGCCCGCGGCCGCGGTTCGTACCGTCTCCGATGAGCAGGTGGATACCCGTGTCGTGGGGGCGCGCCGGATAATGGCGGGAGAGCGGGTCGAGGTCGGCCCGGTAGATCTCCCAGTAGCTCATCGGCACGCCGTCGAGAACGCCGAGGCAGGGGATGCTCCGGCCGTCGCCGTCGAGCTGGGCCCGCAGGTGGGCCGCGGTGACCGCGGCGGGGCCGGCGAGCTCCCAGTAGGCGTTCACCTCAGGGTCGTTCATCCAGCCGGTGAGGAGTTCCAGGTCTCGTCCCGGCCGTACGGGTTCCAGGCGGAAGGTCCCGGCCCGGGTGGTGACGCTGCCCCAGGTGGCGGGTGAATCGAGCAGGTCGGCCTCGGCGAGCAGGGGCAGCAGGCCTGCGTTGCGGCACGGTACGGCGGTGTGCTGGACGGCGCCGAGGGCGTAGACGGCGTCAGGGGCGTCGAGACCGGGTCCGGCGTAATCGGCGGCGGTGTCCGTGAGGCTCATCGGGGGCTCTCCTCCGCGTCGGGCGCCGACGCGTCAAGGGTGAAGGGGGTTGGTGATGGTGACGTAGACGGACTGGGTGTCGACGGGGCCGACGAGCTCGTCGAGGCCACCCAGGCGGGTGAGCAGGTTCGCCTTGCAGCGCAGGGTGGGCGAGTCGAGCAGCCGGGTGGGGAGCGGGCCGAGGCCCGCGGCCTTGGCGAGGAAACGGCGGAAGGCGGCGAGGAGGACGCGTTCGTCGGCGAGGCGCTGGGAGCCGAAGGCGCCGATCAGGCCCAGCACGTTGTTGATGCCGAGGTAGTAGGCGAAGCGTTCGTCGGTGACGGGGTCCGGGACAAAGGTGTCGCTGCGGGTGCCGATTCCGGGGAGCCGTTGCTCCAGTTCGGTCCGGCGGGACTCGCGGAAGTAGTAGCCCTGGTTGTCCCGGTAGCGGCCACCGGTCGGCCATCCTGCCGGGTCGAGAAGGACCAGGGTGTTCTGCTGGTGCGCTTCGAGGGCGATGCCGGCGAGGGCGTCGAAGGCGAGGACCGGCAGGACCACGTGGTCGAGGTAGCGCAGGAACCACTCGGCGGCGACGGCCGTGGTGGTGTGTCCGGTGGCGGAGGCGAGACCGGAGACGATCTCGGCGAGCCGGGAGCGCATGGTGGTCCGGCCGGGCCGCGGTCGGGGAGAGGTGAGTGCGGCGACGCAGGCGGCGTCGTCGCCCGGGCGGAAGGGGTTGTGGCGCAGCAAGGCGTCGAGACCGGGGACGGGGGTGCCGTCCGGGGCGTCCACGGCCACCCAGGCCGGGTCGCGGACGATGTCGAAGCCCGGGTGGGCGGCCTGCCACTGCTCGGCGAGGCCGGTGCGGAGCAGCCGGTGTACCTCGACGCCCCGGTGGAGTTCCTTGCGGAGGTTCTCGCGGCGGGAGTTGGTGATGCGCAGGCCCAGGGAGAGCTTGAGCATCGCGGGGGCGCCGGGCCGGTGGACGGTGCGGACGGAGGAGGTCGGGTACCAGGCCTCCCCCTGGGGACCCAGGTCGTGCAGGAGTCCGGCGTCACGCAGGGCGGTGACGGATGGGCGTTGGAGGAGGTCGCGGGCCTGCCAGGGGTGCAGGGGAAGGGGGGTGGTGCCGTCGGGCAGCGACAGTCCGGGGGCGAGCCGGCCGATGAGCTGCGGAGCGGAGACGGGGCGGCCGCGCTCGGTCCAGGCTGATTCGGTGGCGAGGGCGGAGTGCTCGACCGCGAACCAGTGCAGGGGGAAGGAGCCGTGGAGTTCGGGTGAGTAGCGGGGAGCCTCGTTCTCGGAGAGTCCTTCGCGGCTCTTGGGGTCGGGCTGGAGGGGGTGGCCAAGGAGGAGTGACTGTTCGGCGGTGAGGAAGCGGTCCGCGCCGGCGGGGGCCGGGGCGGTGGGGCGTTCTCGCCGGTCGGCGATGAACTCGGCGGTACGGCGCACCGAGTCGGCGACCCGGCCGACGAGGTCGGCGCTGCCTCGGCCGTCGACCGCACCCTCGCGGGCGATGAGCGCGGCCAGGGTGACGGCGTCCAGGCACGGCGCGGTGATGGGTGTGCCTTCGAGACGGGCCGGGCCGAAGCGGTGCCAGCCGGTGTGGGACCAGTGGCGGACAGCGACCAGCACGGCGGTGCCGGATGCGGGAAGGGGGATGCGCAGGGGGCTCCCGGCGGGTGCGTCAGGGCGGCGCAGGCCGGACTCTCGGATCCAGCAGCGGAGCAGGTTCTCCACCGCCGCGGCCTCGGCGGCGAGGGCCGGTTCGGGGTGGTCCAGGGGGTCGGGTCCGGCGGTGGGCTCCGGCCGGACGAAGCCCGGCCGGCCGGTGCGGGCGCGGGGCGTGCCGTCCTTCTGCCGGGGCACCGTGGTCGCCGCCCCGGCGTCGGCTGCGCCCGGCTCCGGGGGCGGCCCGCCCGGAGCGGCCTCCCGCGCCAGGGCGTACCCGGCCGTGCTCCCGCCGGCGTGGGCCCCGGTGGCGGAGCGGTGTGCGGGGGACGGCTCGACCGAGGAGATGTGCGGTTCGGCCCTGCCCGGCACCGCGTCGGGAGTTGGGGCGTTCCCGGTGCTGATGCGGGGCCCGGTGTCGGCGGGCGCGGCCTGCGCGCTGGTGGCCGGTGGACGCGCGGCCGGCGTGGCGGGCAGCTGCGGCAGCGCGGGGTCCCGTACGGCTTCGGCGTCCGCCGCGGGCGCGGGGTCGACCACCGGCGAGGGCTGTGCCGGGGCGTCGGCTCCGCCTCCGGGGAGCGACGACGCCGTGCGGGCTCGGTCGGGCAGCGGCTGCGGGTGGTCCGGCTCGCCCACGGCGGCGGGCACGGAGGCGGCGGGAGCCGGGTCTTGCGGATGGGGGCCGGACTGCATCGGGGTGGACTGGTACGGCTCTGGCATCACGGATCCTCGGGGTGCGGGTCAGCGGGGCCGGCGGGCGGCGGCCGGGATGGCGTCGGCGAGGCGATCGAGGACCGCCGCGGCCTGCTCGTCGGTCAGGGTCAGCGGCGGGAGCAGCCGGACCACGGCCCCGTGGCGGCCTCCGAGTTCGACGATCAGACCGCGTTCCAGGCACTCCTGGCGGACGGCCGCTGCGAGGGCCGGTGCGGCGGCTCCGGTGTCGGGGTCGACCAGTTCGAGGCCGATCATGAGGCCCCGGCCCCGGACGTCCCCGATGCAGGGGTGCCCGGAGGCCAGACCGCGCAGGGCCGCCAGCATCCGGTCGCCGAGAGCGGCGGCGCGTTCGGCGAGCCGGTTCTCGCGGACGAAGGCGAGCGTGGCCGTACCGGCGGCCATGGCGAGCTGGTTGCCGCGGAAGGTGCCGGCGTGGGCACCCGGGGTCCAGATGTCCAGGCCTGATCGGTACACGATCACCGCGAGGGGCAGGCTGCCACCGATCGCCTTGGACAGGACCATCACGTCGGGCACCACCCCTGCGTGGTCCACGCCCCAGAAGGCGCCGGTGCGGCCGACGCCGGTCTGGACCTCGTCGGCGATGAGGGGGATCCCCCGCGATGCGGTGATCTCGCGCATGCGGCGCAGCCAGCCGTCCGGGGCCGGGTTGACTCCACCCTCGCCCTGCACGGGTTCGACGATCAGGCCCGCGGGCAGCGGGACGCCGCCCTTGGGGTCGTCGAGCAGGTTCTCCGTCCAGCGCGCGGCCAGTTCGGCTCCCTCGGCGCCTCCGACGCCGAACGGGCAGCGGAAGTCCTGCGGGTAGGGAAGCCTGGTCACCCGGGGCTCGGAAGCGCCTCCCGAGGCGTCCAGGGCGCCGGCGGTCATGCCGTGGTAGGCACCGGTGAAGGCGAGGAGTCCGGAGCGCCCGGTCGCGGTGCGCACCAGTTTGAGGGCGGCTTCCACCGCGTCCGTACCGGCGGGCCCGCAGAACTGGATGCGTGCGTCGGCCGCCAGTTCGGGCGGCAGGTTGGCGAACAGCTCCGTGGTGAAGGCGTCCTTGACCGGTGTCGCGAGGTCCAGCACGTGAAGTGGCGCGCCCGAGTCGAGGACTGCGCGGACCGCTTCGAGCACCACCGGGTGGTTGTGTCCGAGCGCAAGGGTGCCGGCACCGGAGAGGCAGTCCAGGTAGCGGCGGCCGTCGGCGCCCTCGATGGTCAGACCGCGGGCCCGCACCGGGACGATCGGCAGAGACCGGGCGTAGGTCCGGGCGGCTGACTCGCGCTGCGCCTGCCTGCGCAGAATGCCGTCCTGACCTGCTGCGCGGCTGCCCTGCGGCGGCACTTCGGAGCTCCCCTGCGGCGGGGTCCGTGTCGCTGCCGCCGCCCCGGCCTGCTCGGTGAAAGCCACGCGTACCGCTCCTCCCGCACTGACTGCACTTTCGGATTGCCCTTCGAACACCAACGCTCCCCCCGTCCCCCGTACGTACCAACGACGGTGACGGCGACGGATCACGGGTGGACTCAAGATCCTTGTCATGAAGTGAGCATCAGGAACCATCGACCCGGGCTGGGTCGTCCAAGGCGGCAGCGGCATAGTGGGGGGCTCCACTCCACGCCTCGAACCTCCAGGGGGACGAACGACATGCGACCGAACCGACCGGTCACCGCGACACTGTGCGCGGCCGCCCTCGTGCTGACCGCCGCAGCCTGCGGTCCCGGCGACGGGGAGGCCGGCGGCGACGCCAAGCCGACCGTGGCGGCGAGCCTTCCGGCCGCGGACGGGATCAAGATCCCGGACCAGCTCAAGGAGAAGCTCAGGGAGCGCGGCATCGACGTGGAGAAGTGGAAGGGGGGTGAGTGGAAGAACTGGAAGAAGGACGACTGGCTTCGCGAGGCGGGCGACTACATCAACCCGATCATCGAGGACCTCTGGGACCCGGACCGGATGCGCGACGCCGAGCAGCCGCAGCGTCCGTCCGTCGACCCGGACGCGGGCAAGGACCAGGGCGTCACCGACCCGACCCCGGCGCCGGTGGCGGCCAAGCCGGCCAGCGCGCCCTACCACGCCAGCGTTCCGGAGTCCGGCAAGGTCTTCTTCGACGGACCCGAGGGCTCGATGGTGTGCTCGGCGACCGTGGTCAAGGATCCGGCGCACCCCGGCAAGTCGAACCTGGTCTGGACGGCGGGCCACTGCGTGCACGCGGGCAAGGCGGGCGGCTGGTACCGCAACATCGCGTTCGTCCCGTCCTACAACAACGCGGGCAAGCCGTCGGCGCAGCTCAAGGGCGCGCCGCGTGAGCAGGTGGCCCCGTACGGCGTGTGGTGGAGCGACTGGGCCCAGACCTCCGACCAGTGGATCGCCACGGGCGGCCCGACCGGCGGCGCGGGGGCTCCGTACGACTTCGCCGTACTGCACGTGACGCCCGAGAAGGGAAGCGGCAAGTCCCTGGAGGAGACTGTCGGTTCGGCGCTCCCGGTCGAGTTCGCCGCGCCCGCCGTGCCGAAGGTCGTGGGCATCACGGCGACGGGTTACCCGGCGGCGGCCCCGTTCGACGGCCAGAAGGCCTTCCAGTGCACGGACAGGCCAGGCCGGCTGACCCTGAAGGCGAACGAGCCGGTGATGTACCGCATCGGCTGCACGATGACCGGCGGCGCCTCCGGCGGCGGTTGGGTCGCGGCGGGCGCGGACGGGCGGCCGGCGCTGGTGTCGAACACCTCGATCGGCCCGGCCAAGGCGGGCTGGCTGGCCGGACCGCGGCTCGGCCCGGAGGCGAAGGGCATCTTCGACGCGGTGAGCCGCAAGTTCAAGTAGCCCCTACCCGGGAGCACCGGCCCCGGAGCGGGAACGAACGGGTGAGGGCCCCCTGCGCGTGCAGGGGGCCCTCACCCGTGAGAAGGTCTCGGCGACGCCGTCGTGCCGGCGCTCCCGGCACGCGGCAGCAGTCAGCCGTAGGGTGCCGGCAGCGGCCCGGCTACTGCTTGGCCGGCGTGTACGGTGCCAGGTCCGCCGCAAGCTCCTGGTGGACGCGTGCCTTGAGCAGAGTGCCCTCCGGGGTGTGCTCCTCGGAGATCACCTCGCCCTCGGCGTGCGCCTTGGCAACCAGCGAACCGCGGGTGTACGGCACCAGGGCCTCCACCTCGACCTCGGGCCGAGGCAGCTCGGAGTCGATGAGCGCGAGGAGTTCCTCGATGCCCATGCCCGTGCGGGCCGAGACGGCGATGGAATGGCGCTCGATCCGCAGCAGCCGCTGCAGGACGAGCGGGTCCGCGGCGTCGGCCTTGTTGATCACCACGATCTCGGGCACGTTCACCGCGCCGACCTCGCGGATCACCTCGCGCACCGCCGCCAGCTGCTCCTCCGGAGCCGGGTGCGAACCGTCGACGATGTGCAGGATGAGGTCGGAGTCGCCGACCTCCTCCATCGTGGAGCGGAACGCCTCGACGAGGTGGTGGGGCAGGTGCCGGACGAATCCGACGGTGTCGGCGAGGGTGTAGATCCGGCCGCTGGGTGTCTCGGCCCGGCGCACGGTCGGGTCGAGGGTGGCGAACAGCGCGTTCTCCACCAGTACGCCCGCGCCCGTGAGGCGGTTGAGCAGTGAGGACTTGCCCGCGTTGGTGTAACCGG
This window encodes:
- a CDS encoding GNAT family N-acetyltransferase, with translation MSLTDTAADYAGPGLDAPDAVYALGAVQHTAVPCRNAGLLPLLAEADLLDSPATWGSVTTRAGTFRLEPVRPGRDLELLTGWMNDPEVNAYWELAGPAAVTAAHLRAQLDGDGRSIPCLGVLDGVPMSYWEIYRADLDPLSRHYPARPHDTGIHLLIGDGTNRGRGLGTALLRGVADLVLGNRPRCTRVVAEPDIRNTPSVSAFLGSGFRCHAEIDLPEKRAALMIRERALRNLL
- a CDS encoding IucA/IucC family protein; this translates as MPEPYQSTPMQSGPHPQDPAPAASVPAAVGEPDHPQPLPDRARTASSLPGGGADAPAQPSPVVDPAPAADAEAVRDPALPQLPATPAARPPATSAQAAPADTGPRISTGNAPTPDAVPGRAEPHISSVEPSPAHRSATGAHAGGSTAGYALAREAAPGGPPPEPGAADAGAATTVPRQKDGTPRARTGRPGFVRPEPTAGPDPLDHPEPALAAEAAAVENLLRCWIRESGLRRPDAPAGSPLRIPLPASGTAVLVAVRHWSHTGWHRFGPARLEGTPITAPCLDAVTLAALIAREGAVDGRGSADLVGRVADSVRRTAEFIADRRERPTAPAPAGADRFLTAEQSLLLGHPLQPDPKSREGLSENEAPRYSPELHGSFPLHWFAVEHSALATESAWTERGRPVSAPQLIGRLAPGLSLPDGTTPLPLHPWQARDLLQRPSVTALRDAGLLHDLGPQGEAWYPTSSVRTVHRPGAPAMLKLSLGLRITNSRRENLRKELHRGVEVHRLLRTGLAEQWQAAHPGFDIVRDPAWVAVDAPDGTPVPGLDALLRHNPFRPGDDAACVAALTSPRPRPGRTTMRSRLAEIVSGLASATGHTTTAVAAEWFLRYLDHVVLPVLAFDALAGIALEAHQQNTLVLLDPAGWPTGGRYRDNQGYYFRESRRTELEQRLPGIGTRSDTFVPDPVTDERFAYYLGINNVLGLIGAFGSQRLADERVLLAAFRRFLAKAAGLGPLPTRLLDSPTLRCKANLLTRLGGLDELVGPVDTQSVYVTITNPLHP
- a CDS encoding serine protease; this encodes MRPNRPVTATLCAAALVLTAAACGPGDGEAGGDAKPTVAASLPAADGIKIPDQLKEKLRERGIDVEKWKGGEWKNWKKDDWLREAGDYINPIIEDLWDPDRMRDAEQPQRPSVDPDAGKDQGVTDPTPAPVAAKPASAPYHASVPESGKVFFDGPEGSMVCSATVVKDPAHPGKSNLVWTAGHCVHAGKAGGWYRNIAFVPSYNNAGKPSAQLKGAPREQVAPYGVWWSDWAQTSDQWIATGGPTGGAGAPYDFAVLHVTPEKGSGKSLEETVGSALPVEFAAPAVPKVVGITATGYPAAAPFDGQKAFQCTDRPGRLTLKANEPVMYRIGCTMTGGASGGGWVAAGADGRPALVSNTSIGPAKAGWLAGPRLGPEAKGIFDAVSRKFK
- a CDS encoding diaminobutyrate--2-oxoglutarate transaminase family protein, with amino-acid sequence MPPQGSRAAGQDGILRRQAQRESAARTYARSLPIVPVRARGLTIEGADGRRYLDCLSGAGTLALGHNHPVVLEAVRAVLDSGAPLHVLDLATPVKDAFTTELFANLPPELAADARIQFCGPAGTDAVEAALKLVRTATGRSGLLAFTGAYHGMTAGALDASGGASEPRVTRLPYPQDFRCPFGVGGAEGAELAARWTENLLDDPKGGVPLPAGLIVEPVQGEGGVNPAPDGWLRRMREITASRGIPLIADEVQTGVGRTGAFWGVDHAGVVPDVMVLSKAIGGSLPLAVIVYRSGLDIWTPGAHAGTFRGNQLAMAAGTATLAFVRENRLAERAAALGDRMLAALRGLASGHPCIGDVRGRGLMIGLELVDPDTGAAAPALAAAVRQECLERGLIVELGGRHGAVVRLLPPLTLTDEQAAAVLDRLADAIPAAARRPR